From Coriobacteriia bacterium, a single genomic window includes:
- the aroB gene encoding 3-dehydroquinate synthase, whose translation MSDRRVRVDMPTGGYDVVIGDGAIERLGSLVRECTGAQTVALVSDENVAQTYGMRADISLARAGFKVVSLTVPPGESTKEWSLAGELLEALAAKGLSREDVVVALGGGVVGDLVGFVASVYLRGVDFVQVPTTLLAMVDSSVGGKTAVDLIAGKNLAGAFKQPLVTVADTATLATLPDDEWRSGLAEVAKTAVLDGEEMLGWFEGASADVVAREPGAVAEAVERCVRFKAAVVARDEREEGPRECLNYGHTLGHAVEKVAGYGVFTHGAAVAEGMRFAARVAVEVAGADKEFVLRQDRLLDALGLGPLDTKVMPGLVHDAMRADKKSRAGAVRMVLINSPGEWRCEVVRSSVIDDHLVAWAATKRKGEDA comes from the coding sequence GTGAGTGATCGCAGGGTTCGAGTCGACATGCCGACAGGCGGCTACGACGTGGTCATCGGCGACGGAGCGATCGAGCGCCTCGGGTCGCTCGTCCGTGAGTGCACCGGCGCTCAGACCGTGGCGCTCGTGAGCGACGAGAACGTCGCCCAGACGTACGGCATGCGCGCCGATATCTCGCTTGCCCGCGCGGGGTTCAAGGTCGTGTCGCTCACGGTACCTCCGGGCGAATCGACCAAGGAGTGGAGCCTTGCAGGTGAGCTCCTCGAGGCCCTCGCCGCCAAAGGGCTCTCGCGGGAGGATGTTGTGGTCGCGCTCGGCGGAGGCGTCGTGGGCGACCTGGTCGGGTTCGTGGCCTCCGTCTACCTGCGGGGGGTCGATTTCGTACAGGTTCCCACCACACTACTTGCCATGGTCGATTCGTCGGTCGGGGGAAAGACGGCAGTCGACCTGATCGCGGGCAAGAATCTGGCCGGGGCGTTCAAACAGCCACTGGTGACGGTTGCAGACACCGCAACGCTTGCCACGCTACCCGATGACGAATGGCGCAGCGGACTGGCCGAGGTCGCGAAGACGGCGGTGCTTGACGGCGAGGAGATGCTCGGGTGGTTTGAAGGCGCGTCCGCCGATGTGGTGGCGCGTGAGCCCGGCGCGGTGGCAGAGGCGGTCGAGCGCTGTGTGCGCTTCAAGGCGGCGGTGGTCGCCCGAGACGAGCGCGAAGAGGGCCCGCGCGAGTGCCTCAACTACGGTCACACGTTGGGCCATGCCGTCGAGAAGGTCGCAGGCTACGGCGTCTTCACCCACGGAGCGGCGGTGGCCGAGGGTATGCGCTTCGCCGCGCGCGTGGCAGTCGAGGTTGCGGGGGCCGACAAAGAGTTCGTGCTACGGCAGGACCGCCTCTTGGACGCGCTCGGCCTCGGACCGCTCGACACCAAGGTGATGCCCGGCCTTGTGCACGACGCCATGCGCGCGGACAAGAAATCGCGGGCCGGCGCGGTGCGCATGGTGCTCATCAACTCGCCCGGTGAGTGGCGCTGTGAGGTCGTGCGGAGTAGCGTTATCGACGACCACCTTGTCGCGTGGGCTGCCACGAAGAGAAAAGGGGAGGACGCGTGA